From Streptomyces sp. NBC_01551:
CGTTGGACAGGACCGTGTTCTGCGGGTAGTCGAAGGCGGCGATGTAGTCCAGCGTGGGCGGCTCCGCGTACAGGGCCCAGGTGAAGGAGTCGAGCTCACCGGCGGCCGCGGGCGTACCGGGGGACAGCTTGAAGGCGGCCGCGCCGCCGGGCGCCGGGCCGTCCTTCGGCGGGCCGGCGCAGGCGGTCGCCAGGCTCAGCGCGGCGACGGCGGCCAGCGCGGCGGCGCGCAGCGCGTACGTCCGGCGCGTGGATCCACGGGCTCCGGACCGGGGCAGGGAACGCGGCAGGGAACGTGGCATCGGTGCTCTCTCTTCCATGCTCAGCGGGAGGTGGCGACGGGCGCCGCGGCGGGCACCTGCTGGGTGATGCAGTGGACGCCGCCACCGCCGTACGCGATCACGCGCGAGCGGACGCCGACGACCTTGCGGCCGGGCAGCGCGGCCGCGATGACGGCCAGCGCCCCCTCGTCCTCGGTCAGGCCCGCGACCGGGACGACGACGCCGCCGTTGGCGACGTAGAAGTTCAGGTACCCGACCTCGGTGCGGCGGCCGGCCACCTCCACGAACGCGCTCTGCGGCAGGTCGATGATCTCCAGCGGGCGCCCGGCGGCGTCCGTGGCGGACTCCAGCACGGCGCGGTTCGCGCGCATCCGCTCGTAGTCGGGGTGGGCGGGGTCGCTCGGGAGCTGCACCACCACCGTGCCCGGGGCGACGAACGCGCAGACCCCGTCCACGTGCCCGTCGGTCTCGGTGTCCAGCAGGCCGCCGTACGGCAGCCAGATCACCTTGGTGACGCCGAGGCGGGCGATCAGCTCCGCCTCGATCTCCGCCTTGCTCATCCCCGGGTTGCGGTTCGGGTGGAGCAGACACTGATCCGTGGTGATCAGCGTGCCCTCGCCGTCGACGGTGACGGAGCCGCCTTCGAGGATCATGTCGGACGCGACGCGCTCCACGCCGAGGTGCTCCAGCAGGGCGGCCGCGATCTTGTCGTCGGTGTCGTAGGGGTGGTGCTTGCCGCCCCAGGCGTTGAAGCGGAAGTCGACGCCGGCGCGCTCCCCGTCGGGCCCGAGGACGAAGATCGGCCCGGAGTCGCGGAACCAGGAGTCGTCCAGGGGCAGCTCGACCACCTCGACACCCGCGCCGCACAGGGCGCGGGCCTCGGCTCCGCTGCCGGGCAGGGCCACCACGGTGACCGGTTCGAATTCCGCGATCGCGCTCGCGACCTGCGCGTATTCCGCCTTCACCGCGTCGAAGACCTCACCCCACAGCTCCTGGCGGGTGGGCCAGGCCATCAGGCAGCGCTCGTGCTCGGCCCACTCGGCCGGCATGCGGAAACTCGTCATGGTCTGCTCCTGTGTGAATATTCAGTCAGTTCAGAGAAGGAGTGTGCCGGTGATGTGCCCCGCATCCTTCACCGAACTGAAAATTCAGTCAATGGTTCTGGCCAAGCAGTTGCGGAATCGGCCTCATGGGGGCACTGGGCCACCCTGTGGCCAGGTGTGATCGCCTCGACGGGGCGCCTGATCGGCCCTGAAGATCCGGTCAGGAAATAGCCCCAGGTGACGGAGTCGGCGGGTAGAGTGACACCTCGTGTCAGACCGTCGAACAGAAATACTCAGAGCCGCCACGCGAGTGATCGCCCGCCGTGGCGTGCGCGGCCTTCGCGTGGGAGAGCTGGCAGCCGAGGCGGGGGTCTCCACCTCGCTGATCTACTACCACTTCACCGATCGCGCCGGGATCCTGCGGCGGACCCTGGAGTTCATCAGCGATCGCGCCGACCGCTACACGGCCGAGCGGGAGCCCGGCCTGGCGCCGGTCGACCCCCGGACCGAACTGGCGCAGGTCCTGCTGCTGGAACTCCAGGACACCCCGGAAGTACGCGAGAACAGCACCGCGTGGGGAGAGCTGCGGGCGAGCGCCGTCTTCGACGCCGACCTGCGGGAGGACGTCGCCAAGGCCACGCACACCTGGGTCCACGAGATCGCCGACCTCCTCGCCCACGCCCGGCCCACGGGCACGGCTCCGGCGCACGCGGCCGCCGCCGAACGCCTGACGGCCCTCCTCGAAGGCCTCAGCGTCCGCTGGCTCAGCGGCTCCCTCCCGCTGGAGCACGCGCGCCGGCTCCTGGCGGACGCCATCGAGGCCGAACTGGACCACGGCTGACGTCCGGAACGCCCCGCCGGCTACAGGAAGTAGAGGCGGCTGAGCGAGACCGAGTCGGTGGGCTCCGAGACGAGCGGCTCGCCGTCGAGTGACACCAGGCCGGTAGCGGGGTGTACGTCGACCGTGCCGGTGCGGGCGTTGCGGAGCATGCTGCGCGGCCCGATGCCGCGGGTGCCGCGGACGGCGACGCGGCGGCGCCGGGTCGGCATCCGGTCGCTGCCGAGGTTCGCGGCGGCGGCCGAGACGAAGGCGACGGAGATGTCGGCGGCGGTGGCGCCGTAGGCGCCGAACTGCGGGCCGAGGACCAGCGGTTCGCACCGGTCGGTCGACGCGTTGGGATCGCCGGTGACCCCGTAGGCCGGGAAGCCCGACTTGAGGACCAGTTGCGGTTTCGCGCCGAAGTAGCGTGGCCACCACAGCACGATGTCGGCGAGCTTGCCGACCTCGATGGAGCCGATCTCGTGGGCCAGGCCGTGGGCGATGGCCGGGTTGATCGTCAGCTTGGCCATGTACCGCAGGACCCGCTCGTTGTCGTCCCCGCCCGCCGCCGTGCCGTACGAGCCCTCGCCGTCCAGCGGGCCCAGCTCGGCCTTCATCTTCCCGGCCAGGGCGAAGGTGCGGCGTACCGTCTCGCCGGCCCGCCCCATGCCCTGGGCGTCCGAGGAGGTGATGCCGATGACCCCGAGGTCGTGCAGGACGTCCTCGGCGCCCATGGTGCCGGCGCGGATCCGGTCGCGGGCCATGGCCGCGTCGCCGGGCAGGTCCAGCCTGAGGTCGTGCGCCGAGACGATCATGCCGAAATGCTCGCCCAGCGCGTCGCGGCCGAAGGGGAGGGTGGGGTTGGTGGAGGAGCCGATGACGTTGGGGACGCCGGCCATCTTGAGGACGTTGGGGACGTGTCCGCCGCCGCAGCCCTCGATGTGGAAGGCGTGGATGGTGCGGCCGTCCAGGACGCGCAGGGTGTCCTCGACGGAGAGGCATTCGTTGAGGCCGTCGCTGTGCAGGGCGACCTGTACGTCGTGCTCCTCGGCCACGCGCAGGGCGGTGTCCAGGGCGCGGGTGTGGGCGCCCATGTCCTCGTGGACCTTGAAACCGGAGGCGCCGCCCTCGGCCAGCGCCTCGACCAGCGGGGCGGCGTCGGAGGAGGAGCCGCGGGCGAGGAAGCCGATGTTCACCGGCCAGGCGTCGAAGGCGTTGAAGGCGTGCTTGAGCGCCCAGGGGGAGTTGACGCCGACGCCCCAGACCGGGCCGAACTCCTGGCCGATGACGGTGGTGACGCCCGCGGCGAGCGAGGCCTCCATGATCCGCGGCGAGAGCAGGTGGACATGGGTGTCCACGGCGCCGGCGGTGGCGATCATGCCTTCGCCGGAGACGATCGAGGTGCCGGTGCCGACGACGACGTCGACCCCGTCCAGGGTGTCCGGGTTCCCGGCCCGGCCGATGGCGTGGATGCGGCCCTCGCGGATGCCGACGGAGACCTTGCGGATGCCGAGGACGGCGTCGATGACCAGCACGTTGCTGATCACGACGTCGCAGGTCTCGCGGACGGCGGCGGCCTTCAGGTGCAGGCCGTCGCGGGCGGTCTTGCCGAAGCCGGCCAGGAACTCGTCCCCGGGCTTCTGGGCGTCGTACTCGACCCGGACGGTCAGCCCGGAGTCGCCGAGCCGGACCCGGTCCCCGGCCCGGGGACCGTGGACCGCGACGTAGTCGTAGGGGTCGCCGCCGTCCGCCGGGACCGCACCGGGGCGGCCGTGGCAGCCCGCCGCGTCGAAAATGCTGCCACTCATGCCTGCTCGCGCTCCTGCTCCTGGTCCGGAAATGCGGTGAGGTAGCCCGTGGCGCGGGCCTTGGCCAGCGCGGCCTCGCGTGCGCCGGGGGCGTCCAGGGGGCCGTCGACCAGCCCCGCGAACCCGATCGCGACGCGGGCCCCGCCGATCGGAAGCAGCTCCACCGAGGCGGTGGACCCGGCGTCGAACCGGACGGAGGAGCCGGCCGGGACCGCGAGCCGGGTGCCGTACGCCGCCGCGCGGTCGAAGGCCAGGCGCGGGTTCGCCTCGAAGAAGTGGAAGTGCGAGGTGACGCTGATGGGCACGGCCGCCGTGTTGCGCACGGGCAGTCGCAGTGTCGGTTCGGCGGGGTGGTAGCCCGCCCCGTCCCCGGGCAGGGCCGCGCCCGGGGCGTCGGCGCCCAGCGAACCCCGCTGCCCGAAGGGGTCGTCGACGACGCACAGCCGGGTGCCGTCCTCGAACACCGCCTCGACCTGAAGGGTGGTCACCACATCGGGAACGCCGGGCAGTACCTCGTCGGCGCTCAGAACGCGCCGCCCCGCCTCGATCGCCTCGGCCAGCCGGCAGCCGTCGCGGGCCGCTTCGCACACGGTGTCCGCGATCAGCGCCGTGGCTTCCGGCACGTTGAGCTTCACACCCCGCTCACGCCGGGCGCGGGCCAGCTCCGCCGCCGTGAAGAGCAGCAGCCGGTCCCGCTCGGTCGGTGTCAGTCGCATACTGCCTCATCTGGGAGCTACGGAAGGGGTTCGTGCATCGTGGAGCAGTGGATGCCGCCGCCGCCCGCCATCAGCCGGTCGACGTCGAGCTGGACGACCGTCCGCCCCGGATAGGCCTCCGCCAGGGCCCGCTTGGCGGCGGCGTCCTTCGCCGCGTCACCGAACTGGGCGGTGACGACCGCCCCGTTGACCACGTGGAAGTTGAGGTACGAGTCCACGAACTGGGAGTCCTTCGACCGGACGGTGTCGGGGCCCTCGACGCGGATCACCTTCAGCCGCCGCCCGCGTGCGTCGGTCGCGCCGGAGAGGACGGAGAACTGTTCACGGGCGTCCCGCGCCCACACGTCGTCGCGGTCCGTCGGCGGGACCTGCACCATGACCACACCCGGCCGCACGAAGCGCGAGGTCACGTCGATGTGGTCGTCGGTGATGTCCTTGCCCTTGATGCCCGGGACCCAGATCATCCGGTCCGCGCCGTACGCGTGCAGGACGGCGTCCTCGATCTCGGCCCGGCTCATGCCGGGGTTGCGGTTCTTGTTGACGAGGCTGCTCTCGGTGGCCATCACGGTGCCGTCGCCGTCGGTCTCGATCGCGCCGCCCTCACCGACGAAGTCCGTCCTGGTGAAGGAGAGGTAGCCGTCGTCCGCGATGCGCCGGGCGACTTCGGCGTCACGGGAGTGGGTCTGCTTCCTGCCCCAGCCGTTGAAGTTGAGGCCGATCGCGTCGAGCCCGCCGCGGCCGTCCCGGCGGAAGACCGGCGCGGTGTCCCGCATCCAGAGGTCGTCCGTCGGGATCGAGTCGAGGACGGTGACCGCCGGGCCGCAGCGGGACCGGGCGGTGGCGGCGGCATCGGCGCCCGGGGCGCACATCGCCACCGGCTCGTAGCGAGCGATCGTCCGGGCGATCAGGGCGATGTCCTCCTGGACCCCGGCCAGCCGTCGGCCGCCCCAGATGGACGTGCGGGTCGGCCAGGACATCCAGGTGCGGGCGTGGGGGACGTCGTCCCGGTCCACCCACCAGCGCGGCGCCGCCGCGCTGGCCCGCTGCGGGGCCATGGCGAGGGCGCCCAGCGCCACACCGGCCGCCCCGACGCCGGCGGCGCCGAGGACGCACCTGCGCGAGGGTTCGGCCGAGCCGCCGAGCAGGCGGCCGAGGAGGGAGCGGCTGTCGCCGTGGGATGCGCTCATGGGTCTCTCCGGATCTCTTGGGGGGAGGAGGAGGTGTGGCTCGACTCTGCCATTGACTGAAAATTCAGTCAAGGTGCGGGTCAAACGAAAGCCCGACGCGGCAGGAGCCGGGTCGGGCGAGCCCGCCAGGAGAGTCGGGCGAGCCCCCTAGGAGAGTCGGTCGAGTTCGGCCGCGATGGCCGTGGCCATCAGCTCGCGCGCGTGCCCCAGGGGCAGGCTGCCGCTCAGCCAGCGCGAGCTGAGGCCTTCCACCAGCGCCGTCAGACGTTCGGCGGCTCCGGCGAGGGCTGCCGCGCCGGCCATCGGCCGGACCCGGCCCAGGAGCTCGCCCACCTCCTGCACCCATACCAGGGTCGCGCGGGCGAGGTCCTCGCGCAGATCGGGGTCGAACACCGCACTGGCCCGGAGCTCTCCCCAGGCCGTGCTGTTCTCGCGGACCTCGGGGCTGTCCTGGAATTCGAGGAGGAGGGTCTCCTCCAGTTCGCCCCGCGCGTCGAGCGGCGGAGCGTCGGGCTCCCGTTCCGTGGTGTACCGCCCGGCCCGATCGTTGATGAACTCCAGGGTCGCGCGCATGATCCCGGCGCGATCCTTGAAGTGGTAGTAGATCAACGCGGTGGACACGCCCGCCTCGGCGGCGAGTTCCTCCACGCGCAGGCCGCGCACGCCGCGTCGGGCGATGACCCGCGCGGCCCCTTCCATGATTGCTGTTCGACGGTCAGCCACAAGCCGACACCCTACCCGGGCGTCGATCTCCACCACGACCTCGGTCCTGACCGAAATTACAGCCGGTTGGGATCCGGCGGGCGGCAATTGACTGAATATCCAGTCAGTGGCAGAGTGGGGTACATCGCCGCGGAACTCGATGGTCCGTCCCGGGTCCGCGGCACGGCCGCTGGATCGCCGTGTCGTGTGCCTCGTGCCGACAATGGAACGGACGACGTTCTGCGAGCGCGGCCCTGACCGCTGCCCCTCGGTGAAAGCCCTCAGCTGAATGCCGGAGCCCTCTGTGTCCCCTTCGCCCCTGTCCTCCCCCCTCTCCCGTCGCACGGCGCTGCGCGCCCTCGCCGGCGGCGCCCTCGCCCTCGGAGCCGCCGGCTGCGCTCCCTCCTCCGACCCGGCGGACCCGGCCGCCTCGTCCGCCCCCGGTGCGCGCGAGGAGAGCGGCGCGGGGCGCAGGTTCGGCGCCGAGTGGGAGAGCCACGCCCGCACGTTCATGTCCTGGCCCGCCCTGGAGAACGTCTGGTACGAGGACCTGCCGGCGGTACGGGCCGACATCGCCCGCGTGGCCCGCGCGGTGGCCGCGTACGAACCCGTGGTGCTGCTCGCCCGCCCCGAGCAGCAGGCGGCGGCCCAGCAGGCCTGCGGTTCCGACGTCGAGGTGATCGCGCTGCCGGTGGACGACCTCTGGGCGCGCGACACCGTGCCGGTGTTCGTGGAGCAGCCCGGCAAGGGCAAGGCCCTGGGCGTCGACTTCAACTTCAGCGGGTGGGGCAACAAGCAGGAGCACCGCAACGACGCCCAGGTGGGTCGGCTCCTGCTCGCGAAGTACGGCATCGAGCGGGTGCGGGCGCCGCTCGTCGCCGAGGGCGGCTCCTTCGAGACCGACGGCCAGGGGACCCTCCTGGTCACCGAGAGCTCGGTCGTCAACGACAACCGCAACCCCGGCAAGAGCCGCGACCGGATCGAGGCCGAGCTCAAGGACGCCCTCGGCGTCAAGAAGGTGATCTGGCTCGCCGGCGTGCGAGGCCAGGACATCACGGACGCGCACGTCGACAGCCTCGTCCGCTTCACGGCCCCCGGCGTCGTCCTCCTGGACCAGGCGTTCCCCGACTCCCCGCCCGACGTGTGGTCCCGCGCGGCCGACCAGGCGAGGGGCGTGTTCAAGGACGCGACGGACGCGCGGGGCAAGCGCCTGGAGGTCGTCGACCTGCCCCAGCCCGACCTGGACAAGATCACCGGCCGTGGTGACGCGTTCGTTTCCACGTACGCGAACTTCTACGTGGCCAACGGCGCCGTCTTCATGCCCCGCTTCGGGGACGCCCGGGCGGACGACCGCGCGAAGGGCATCCTCCAGGAGCACTTCCCGGACCGTGACATCGTGCCGGTGAAGATCGACACCATCGCCTCGGGCGGCGGCGGCATCCACTGCTCGACCCACGACCAGCCGGGCAAGCCGACCGAGTAGCGCGCCAGCTCAGGCCGCGGACGGGACGGGCCGCTTGGACTCGTGGACGGGGACACAGTTGCCAGGCAGGGTGTGCGGGACGTGCGCGGTCTGGACGGCAGCGCGGGTGGTCCGGGCGACGTCCGAGGGCGAAA
This genomic window contains:
- a CDS encoding agmatine/peptidylarginine deiminase, with amino-acid sequence MTSFRMPAEWAEHERCLMAWPTRQELWGEVFDAVKAEYAQVASAIAEFEPVTVVALPGSGAEARALCGAGVEVVELPLDDSWFRDSGPIFVLGPDGERAGVDFRFNAWGGKHHPYDTDDKIAAALLEHLGVERVASDMILEGGSVTVDGEGTLITTDQCLLHPNRNPGMSKAEIEAELIARLGVTKVIWLPYGGLLDTETDGHVDGVCAFVAPGTVVVQLPSDPAHPDYERMRANRAVLESATDAAGRPLEIIDLPQSAFVEVAGRRTEVGYLNFYVANGGVVVPVAGLTEDEGALAVIAAALPGRKVVGVRSRVIAYGGGGVHCITQQVPAAAPVATSR
- a CDS encoding TetR/AcrR family transcriptional regulator; protein product: MSDRRTEILRAATRVIARRGVRGLRVGELAAEAGVSTSLIYYHFTDRAGILRRTLEFISDRADRYTAEREPGLAPVDPRTELAQVLLLELQDTPEVRENSTAWGELRASAVFDADLREDVAKATHTWVHEIADLLAHARPTGTAPAHAAAAERLTALLEGLSVRWLSGSLPLEHARRLLADAIEAELDHG
- a CDS encoding urease subunit alpha — protein: MSGSIFDAAGCHGRPGAVPADGGDPYDYVAVHGPRAGDRVRLGDSGLTVRVEYDAQKPGDEFLAGFGKTARDGLHLKAAAVRETCDVVISNVLVIDAVLGIRKVSVGIREGRIHAIGRAGNPDTLDGVDVVVGTGTSIVSGEGMIATAGAVDTHVHLLSPRIMEASLAAGVTTVIGQEFGPVWGVGVNSPWALKHAFNAFDAWPVNIGFLARGSSSDAAPLVEALAEGGASGFKVHEDMGAHTRALDTALRVAEEHDVQVALHSDGLNECLSVEDTLRVLDGRTIHAFHIEGCGGGHVPNVLKMAGVPNVIGSSTNPTLPFGRDALGEHFGMIVSAHDLRLDLPGDAAMARDRIRAGTMGAEDVLHDLGVIGITSSDAQGMGRAGETVRRTFALAGKMKAELGPLDGEGSYGTAAGGDDNERVLRYMAKLTINPAIAHGLAHEIGSIEVGKLADIVLWWPRYFGAKPQLVLKSGFPAYGVTGDPNASTDRCEPLVLGPQFGAYGATAADISVAFVSAAAANLGSDRMPTRRRRVAVRGTRGIGPRSMLRNARTGTVDVHPATGLVSLDGEPLVSEPTDSVSLSRLYFL
- the ureA gene encoding urease subunit gamma encodes the protein MRLTPTERDRLLLFTAAELARARRERGVKLNVPEATALIADTVCEAARDGCRLAEAIEAGRRVLSADEVLPGVPDVVTTLQVEAVFEDGTRLCVVDDPFGQRGSLGADAPGAALPGDGAGYHPAEPTLRLPVRNTAAVPISVTSHFHFFEANPRLAFDRAAAYGTRLAVPAGSSVRFDAGSTASVELLPIGGARVAIGFAGLVDGPLDAPGAREAALAKARATGYLTAFPDQEQEREQA
- a CDS encoding agmatine/peptidylarginine deiminase — encoded protein: MSASHGDSRSLLGRLLGGSAEPSRRCVLGAAGVGAAGVALGALAMAPQRASAAAPRWWVDRDDVPHARTWMSWPTRTSIWGGRRLAGVQEDIALIARTIARYEPVAMCAPGADAAATARSRCGPAVTVLDSIPTDDLWMRDTAPVFRRDGRGGLDAIGLNFNGWGRKQTHSRDAEVARRIADDGYLSFTRTDFVGEGGAIETDGDGTVMATESSLVNKNRNPGMSRAEIEDAVLHAYGADRMIWVPGIKGKDITDDHIDVTSRFVRPGVVMVQVPPTDRDDVWARDAREQFSVLSGATDARGRRLKVIRVEGPDTVRSKDSQFVDSYLNFHVVNGAVVTAQFGDAAKDAAAKRALAEAYPGRTVVQLDVDRLMAGGGGIHCSTMHEPLP
- a CDS encoding TetR/AcrR family transcriptional regulator, with translation MEGAARVIARRGVRGLRVEELAAEAGVSTALIYYHFKDRAGIMRATLEFINDRAGRYTTEREPDAPPLDARGELEETLLLEFQDSPEVRENSTAWGELRASAVFDPDLREDLARATLVWVQEVGELLGRVRPMAGAAALAGAAERLTALVEGLSSRWLSGSLPLGHARELMATAIAAELDRLS
- a CDS encoding agmatine deiminase family protein, which produces MSSPLSRRTALRALAGGALALGAAGCAPSSDPADPAASSAPGAREESGAGRRFGAEWESHARTFMSWPALENVWYEDLPAVRADIARVARAVAAYEPVVLLARPEQQAAAQQACGSDVEVIALPVDDLWARDTVPVFVEQPGKGKALGVDFNFSGWGNKQEHRNDAQVGRLLLAKYGIERVRAPLVAEGGSFETDGQGTLLVTESSVVNDNRNPGKSRDRIEAELKDALGVKKVIWLAGVRGQDITDAHVDSLVRFTAPGVVLLDQAFPDSPPDVWSRAADQARGVFKDATDARGKRLEVVDLPQPDLDKITGRGDAFVSTYANFYVANGAVFMPRFGDARADDRAKGILQEHFPDRDIVPVKIDTIASGGGGIHCSTHDQPGKPTE